The sequence TGGACTGGTCGGAGCTCTCCGAGCCCGGGCAGCTGGTGCCGGTGGTCGAGCAGCTCGGCCGGGCCACCGCGAAGGTGCACTGCGTCAGCGACAAGGACTCCGGAGACACCCCACTGGTGGACTTCCAGACCGAGGACGTCGTCGCCGAGGCGGTGTCCGACGTGGACGACTTCGTCCAGGACCTCGTGGAGTTCGCGCACACCTACGCCGAGCGGGCTCGCGCCGACCACCACCTGTTCGTGGCGGCCTTCCGCTCCGACCAGATCCCGGGGGTCACCGCGACGACTTCCTGAGCAGCGCCCGCGTCCTCGCACGACTCGCACCCGCCGTGGGCGGCGAGCCGTAGCCTCCTCGGGTGGAGCTCGACCCGACGGCGGTGCAGCGGCGCACGGTCCGGGTTCTCTCGGCGTCGCAGGTGCTCGGCGGGGTCGGGGTGGGCAGCGCGATCGCGGTCGGCGGTCTGATCGCCGAGGACGTGTCCGGGTCGACGTCGCTGTCCGGGCTGTCGCAGACCGCGTCGGTCCTGGGCGGTGCCGTGGCGGCGTTGCCCATGGCCCGGGTGATGGCGGCGCACGGGCGACGGCCGGGCCTCGTCGGCGGCTACCTCGCCGCGCTGCTGGGTGCGGTGCTGATGGTCGGGGGCGCCGGCTGGGACTCGTTCCCCCTCGTGATGGCCGGGGCACTGCTGCTCGGCTGCGGCACGGCGACGAACCTGCAGTCGCGGTACGCCGCGGCGGACCTGGCTGACGACCGGCACCGGGCCCGCGCCCTGGCCACCGTCGTGTGGGCGACGACCGTCGGCGTCGTCCTGGGCCCCAACCTGGTCGGACCCGGCGGGTCGCTCGCCGAGGCGCTGTCGATGCCCGCGCTGGCCGGTCCGCTGCTCTTCTCGGTGGCCGCCTTCGGCCTGGCGGCCGTCGTGCTCGTCGTGGCGCTGCGGCCCGACCCGCTGCTGACCGCCCGGCGGCTCACCGGCCGCACCGAGCGGCCGGCCCACGGCTCGCTGGCCGAGTCGCTGTCGGCCGTACGCGCGTCACCGCCGGCCGCGCTCGCCGTCACGGCGATCGCGGTCGCGCACACGGTCATGGTGTCGGTGATGGTGATGACCCCCGTGCACATGCGGCACGAGGGTGCCGGGCTGGAGGTGGTCGGCCTCGTCATCAGCCTGCACGTCGCCGGGATGTACGCCCTCTCGCCGGTCGTCGGCCTGCTCAGCGACCGGGTCGGCCGGGCAGCGGTGCTCGCCATCGGCAACGTGGTGCTGTTCGCCGCGGTCCTGGTCTCCGGGACGGCGACCTCGGACGCGGTGCTCGGCGTGGGGCTGGTGCTGCTCGGGCTGGGCTGGTCGTGCGCGCTGGTCGCCGGCTCGACGCTGCTGTCGGAGTCCGTCTCGGTGGACTCCCGGGCCGCGGTGCAGGGCGCGGCGGACTTCGTCATGGGGGCCTGCGGTGCGGTGGGGGGAGCGCTCGCCGGCCTCGTCGTGGGGCTGGCCGGCTACGGCACCCTCAACGCGCTGGCGGGGGCGCTGGCGCTGCCGATGCTGGTGCTCGCGGTCCTCGGCCACCCGGCCGTGCGTGCCCGGCGTGTCGGCACCTGATCGAACACGTGTTCGGGTAGTGTCCACAGCCGACGCAGACCACGACAGACATCCACAGACCCGGCCGGCCGAGCAGGTTGTGTCCGGGGCCGGCCCTAGGTTTCGAGACGTGACGACGAAGAAGACGACCCGCCCCTCATCGACCGGGATGGCAGCCATGGCTCCCTCATCAGCCCCCTCCTCAGACCGCGACAAGGCGCTCGACACGGCGCTGGCCCAGATCGACCGGCAGTTCGGCAAGGGATCGGTGATGCGGCTGGGCGACGACGTCCGGGCGCCCATCGAGGTCATCCCCACCGGGTCGATCGCCCTCGACATCGCGCTCGGCATCGGCGGCCTGCCACGCGGCCGCGTGGTGGAGATATACGGACCGGAGTCGAGCGGCAAGACCACCGTGGCGCTGCACGCGATCGCCAACGCGCAGCGGGCCGGCGGCATCGCGGCGTTCATCGACGCCGAGCACGCCCTCGACCCCGAGTACGCCAAGAAGCTCGGCGTCGACACCGACGCCCTGCTGGTGTCCCAGCCGGACACCGGCGAGCAGGCCCTCGAGATCGCCGACATGCTCATCCGCTCCGGCGCGCTGGACATCATCGTCATCGACTCGGTGGCCGCGCTCGTGCCGCGTGCCGAGATCGAGGGCGAGATGGGCGACAGCCACGTCGGCCTGCAAGCCCGGCTGATGAGCCAGGCGCTGCGCAAGCTCACCGGTGCCCTCAACTCGTCCAAGACCTCCGCGGTCTTCATCAACCAGCTCCGCGAGAAGATCGGCGTGATGTTCGGCTGCTTCTCCTACAACACTCGGGTGACCCTGGCCGACGGGACACAGGAGAAGATCGGCAAGATCGTCAACCAGAAGCTGCCGGTCGAGGTCCTGTCGTACGACAGCGAGGCCGGTCGCATCGTGCCACGCAAGGTCACCAACTGGTTCGACAACGGGCCGACCGACGAGTTCCTCCAGTTCACGGTGGAGCGCTCGGGCGGCAACGGGCGGGCCCAGTTCGCCGCGACGGCCAACCACCTGATCCAGACGCCGGGCGGTTGGCGCGAGGCAGGCGAGCTGCTCCCGGGTGACCGCGTCGTTCAGGCCGAGCAGGTCCGGCTCAGCACCCAGCAGTGGCAGGTCGTGCTGGGCGGGCTCATGGGTGACGCCAACCTCTCGCCCAACCGCCGGG comes from Actinomycetes bacterium and encodes:
- a CDS encoding MFS transporter, with the protein product MELDPTAVQRRTVRVLSASQVLGGVGVGSAIAVGGLIAEDVSGSTSLSGLSQTASVLGGAVAALPMARVMAAHGRRPGLVGGYLAALLGAVLMVGGAGWDSFPLVMAGALLLGCGTATNLQSRYAAADLADDRHRARALATVVWATTVGVVLGPNLVGPGGSLAEALSMPALAGPLLFSVAAFGLAAVVLVVALRPDPLLTARRLTGRTERPAHGSLAESLSAVRASPPAALAVTAIAVAHTVMVSVMVMTPVHMRHEGAGLEVVGLVISLHVAGMYALSPVVGLLSDRVGRAAVLAIGNVVLFAAVLVSGTATSDAVLGVGLVLLGLGWSCALVAGSTLLSESVSVDSRAAVQGAADFVMGACGAVGGALAGLVVGLAGYGTLNALAGALALPMLVLAVLGHPAVRARRVGT